The following nucleotide sequence is from Nitratidesulfovibrio termitidis HI1.
TCCGTTACCGGGCTGGCCCTGCGCATTGCCGACCATTACCCGGAACTGGACCGCCAGGCCCTGCTGGCCGGGGCGCTGTTCCACGACATCGGCAAGGTGTGGGAACTTACCGGCGGTCTTGCCAACGACTATTCCGACGAGGGCCGCCTGCTGGGGCACATCCACATCGGGCTGGAACGCATCGAACCGCACCTGCGCAAGTCCGGCCTTGCGCCGGAACTGGTGACCCATTTCAAGCACCTGATCCTCAGCCACCACGGCGAGTACGAATTCGGTTCGCCCCGGCGACCCAAGACGGCGGAAGCCATGGCCCTGCACTACGCGGACAATCTGGACGCCAAGATGGCCCAGTTCCGGGGGCTGTTCGCCAACTACGAAGAAGACGCCACCGGCTGGACGCCGTTCCAGCCCACGCTGGGGCGCTTTCTGTACCGCCCGGCCCGTTCGCCCGAGGAACCCCGCCCCGTTCGTAAGGATGGCCCCGCCCACAAGGGCGCTGGCGCCACCCGCAAGGCGGCCACGGACGGCGCGGAAGACACCGCCAAGTCCGGGCCGCAGAGCGTGCAGGCATCGTTGCTGTAGACCACGGCGGCAGTGCCCTGCCGCCCCTCAACCCGCAGGCCCTTTTTTCAGGAACCCGCAATGTTCATCACCTTTGAAGGAATGGAAGGCTCCGGCAAGAGCACGGCCTTGAACCGCGTGCAGCAGGCGCTGCTGGACGAAGGGCACGGAGTGCTGCTGACGCGCGAGCCGGGCGGCAGCCGTCTGGGGCGCACGCTGCGCTCCATCCTGCTGGACCTTGCCAATGACGACATCGTGTCCGAGGCGGAGCTGTTCCTGTACCTGGCCGACCGTGCCCAGCACGTGGGGCAGGTGATCCGCCCGGCCCTGGCCGAAGGCGTGGTGGTGCTGTCCGACCGCTACGCCGACTCCACCGTGGTCTATCAGGGCTACGGGCGCGGGCTGGACCCGGAACGGCTGCGCGAACTGAACGACATGGCCGTGGGCGGACTGTGGCCCGACCTGACCCTGGTGTTCGACCTGCCGCCGGAAGAAGGCCTGCGCCGGGCCATGTCGCGCAACCTGCGCGAGGGCACCAGCGTTTCCGAAGGGCGGTTCGAGGCGGAGCACCTTGCCTTTCACGCCCGGGTGCGCGAAGGCTATCTGACGTGGGCCGCGCTGCATCCGGCGCGGTTCCGGGTGGTGGATGCCACCCGCACGCCCGACGAGGTGTTCGAGGACGTCATGCGCGCCGTGCGGTCCGTCCTGGCGGCCTCTCCGGCAACCGCTCCGGCGCACGTCTAACTGCGGGCAAGCCCCGCGAAGGACATTCCCATGCTGGAAGCAAAGAACCGGCTGGGCATCATCTTCTTTCCGGCCTTCGACTGGGCCATCAGCGCCACCCATCCGGAACGCGAGGAACGGCTGCTCTACACGCAGGACCAACTGCGCGAGGAAGGGCTGTTCGATATCGCGGGCATCACCGAGTACAAGCCGGAAATCGCCACCCGCGAAGACGTGGAGCGCGTGCACTTCTGCATTCCCGGCGTGGAGAGCGTGTGCACCAAGTCGCACCTCATCTCCGCCGGGGGGGCCATCACCGCCGGGCGACTGGTGATGGAGAAGGAGGAGGAAAAGGCCTTCGCGCTGGTGCGTCCGCCGGGTCACCACGCCATGAAGGTGGTGCACGGCAACCGGGGGTTCTGCAACATCAACATCGAAGCCGTGATGCTCGAACACATCCGCGAGCACTACGGCCCGTTGCGCGTGGCCATCGTGGACACCGACTGCCACCACGGCGACGGCACGCAGGACATCTACTGGAACGACCGCGACACCCTGTTCATCTCGCTGCATCAGGATGGCCGTACCCTGTACCCCGGCACCGGCTTTCCGCACGAACTGGGCGGCCCCAACGCCATGGGCCGCACCCTGAACATTCCGTTGCCGCCCGGCACCTCCGACAAGGGCTTCCTGCACGTCATCGACAACCTGGTGCTGCCGGTGCTGGAAGACTTCAAGCCCGACCTGATCATCAATTCCGCCGGGCAGGACAACCACTTTTCCGACCCCATCACCAACATGAACTTCTCGGCCCGGGGCTACGCCATGCTGAACAGGCGGCTGAACCCCGACATCGCCGTGCTGGAAGGCGGCTACGCCATTCAGGGCGCATTGCCGTACGTCAATCTGGGCATCTGCCTGGCCATGGCCGGGCTGGATTTCGACGGGGTGCGCGAGCCGGAATTCGATCCGGCGGCCATCGCCCAGTCGGACCAGGTGAGCGCGTACATCGAGCGGCTGTGCGACGAGATGCTGAAGGTGTGGCGCAAGCCCCCGGCCCTGCCCAAGCAGGGCGAACGCTCCGGCGACTGGTGGGTGCGCACCAAGGATATCTACTACGATACCGACTCCATCAGCGAGAGCCAGGTGGAGTCGGTGCTGCTGTGCCCGGACTGTTCGGGCACGGTGAAGATAGAGACGTGGTCCACGGTGAACCCGCTCAGCGTGGGCATCGAGATTCCCATCAGCGCCTGCGACAGGTGCGCGGGCATTGGCCGTCGCCTGCTGGAGGAGGCCCACCTGAAGGGCAATTACCGCTACGTGCAGTGCATTGATAGAAAAGCAAAGAGATACACGCGTTACGGGTTTTAGCGTTATGCCCGCAAACTGTCCTTTTCCCCGCTGGATGCGTCAAACTTCGCCTGCCATATCGGTCGAATACGATAAGAGTATACTCCCTCATGGCAGGCTTGTTTTCCTTG
It contains:
- a CDS encoding 3'-5' exoribonuclease YhaM family protein; translation: MEKRQTIRDIAANDEVSGLFLLGSATLQQSRNGPFWRLELRDATGSMEAKIWSPQSQAYPDLAAGQIVDVEGRSGTYRDKVEVTIGRLRVLDDTEQAGLDLGLFLPASPRPAQEMLDELIALCKAEFTHAPWRKFVLAVLRDEDIAPRLLAAPAAKSVHHAYVGGLVEHMLSVTGLALRIADHYPELDRQALLAGALFHDIGKVWELTGGLANDYSDEGRLLGHIHIGLERIEPHLRKSGLAPELVTHFKHLILSHHGEYEFGSPRRPKTAEAMALHYADNLDAKMAQFRGLFANYEEDATGWTPFQPTLGRFLYRPARSPEEPRPVRKDGPAHKGAGATRKAATDGAEDTAKSGPQSVQASLL
- the tmk gene encoding dTMP kinase, producing MFITFEGMEGSGKSTALNRVQQALLDEGHGVLLTREPGGSRLGRTLRSILLDLANDDIVSEAELFLYLADRAQHVGQVIRPALAEGVVVLSDRYADSTVVYQGYGRGLDPERLRELNDMAVGGLWPDLTLVFDLPPEEGLRRAMSRNLREGTSVSEGRFEAEHLAFHARVREGYLTWAALHPARFRVVDATRTPDEVFEDVMRAVRSVLAASPATAPAHV
- a CDS encoding histone deacetylase family protein translates to MLEAKNRLGIIFFPAFDWAISATHPEREERLLYTQDQLREEGLFDIAGITEYKPEIATREDVERVHFCIPGVESVCTKSHLISAGGAITAGRLVMEKEEEKAFALVRPPGHHAMKVVHGNRGFCNINIEAVMLEHIREHYGPLRVAIVDTDCHHGDGTQDIYWNDRDTLFISLHQDGRTLYPGTGFPHELGGPNAMGRTLNIPLPPGTSDKGFLHVIDNLVLPVLEDFKPDLIINSAGQDNHFSDPITNMNFSARGYAMLNRRLNPDIAVLEGGYAIQGALPYVNLGICLAMAGLDFDGVREPEFDPAAIAQSDQVSAYIERLCDEMLKVWRKPPALPKQGERSGDWWVRTKDIYYDTDSISESQVESVLLCPDCSGTVKIETWSTVNPLSVGIEIPISACDRCAGIGRRLLEEAHLKGNYRYVQCIDRKAKRYTRYGF